The proteins below come from a single Mycobacterium parmense genomic window:
- a CDS encoding RNA degradosome polyphosphate kinase, translating into MMSNDRRVTEIEAEARPDENIWQPGESAVSAPPAATTAAVTDLPEDRYLNRELSWLDFNARVLALAADNSLPLLERAKFLAIFASNLDEFYMVRVAGLKRRDEMGLSVRSADGLTPREQLARIGEQTQRIATRHARVFLDSVRPALAEEGIHIVTWADLNEAERDELSTYFTEQVFPVLTPLAVDPAHPFPFVSGLSLNLAVMVRQPDDGGHHFARVKVPNNVDRFVELSGPRDADDGEGPGIVRYLPMEELIAAFLPVLFPGMEIVQHHTFRITRNADYEVEEDRDEDLLQALERELARRRFGSPVRLEIADDMTESMLELLLRELDVHPGDVIEVPGLLDLSSLWQIYGIDRPALKDRAFVPATSPAFVDRETPRSIFATLREGDVLLHHPYESFSTSVQRFIEQAAADPNVLAIKQTLYRTSGDSPIVRALIAAAEAGKQVVAMVEIKARFDEQANIRWARTLEQAGVHVVYGYVGLKTHCKTCLVVRREGSNIRRYCHIGTGNYNGKTARLYEDVGLLTASPEIGADLTDLFNSLTGYSRKVSYRNLLVAPHSIRTGIIERVEREIAAHREHGGGRIRMKMNALVDEQVIDALYRASRAGVEVEVVVRGICALRPGADGYSENISVRSILGRFLEHSRIMHFNKINEFWIGSADMMHRNLDRRVEALVQVKDPRLTSYLDDLFESALDPSTRCWELGPDGQWTASPQAGHSVRDHQVSLMERHRSP; encoded by the coding sequence GTGATGAGCAATGATCGCAGGGTGACCGAAATCGAAGCTGAGGCGCGCCCCGACGAGAACATCTGGCAACCCGGCGAGTCGGCGGTGTCGGCGCCACCGGCCGCGACCACGGCCGCGGTCACCGACCTGCCCGAAGACCGTTACCTCAACCGCGAATTGAGTTGGCTGGATTTCAACGCGCGGGTCCTCGCGCTGGCCGCCGACAACTCCCTGCCCCTGCTGGAGCGGGCCAAGTTCTTGGCGATCTTCGCCTCCAACCTCGACGAGTTCTACATGGTGCGGGTGGCCGGCCTCAAGCGGCGCGACGAGATGGGGCTCTCGGTGCGCTCGGCCGACGGTCTGACGCCGCGCGAGCAGCTGGCCCGCATCGGCGAGCAGACGCAGCGGATCGCGACCCGGCACGCGCGGGTGTTCCTCGACTCGGTGCGCCCGGCGCTCGCGGAGGAGGGCATCCACATCGTCACCTGGGCCGACCTGAACGAGGCCGAGCGCGACGAACTGTCCACGTATTTCACCGAACAGGTGTTCCCCGTCCTGACCCCGCTGGCCGTGGACCCGGCGCACCCGTTCCCGTTCGTCAGTGGGCTGAGCCTGAACCTGGCGGTCATGGTGCGCCAGCCCGATGACGGCGGCCACCACTTCGCCAGGGTCAAGGTGCCCAACAACGTCGACCGCTTCGTCGAACTGAGCGGCCCCCGCGACGCCGACGACGGCGAGGGCCCCGGCATCGTGCGCTACCTGCCGATGGAGGAGCTCATCGCGGCGTTCTTGCCGGTGCTGTTCCCGGGCATGGAGATCGTTCAGCATCACACATTCCGCATCACCCGCAACGCCGACTACGAGGTCGAGGAGGACCGCGACGAGGACCTGCTGCAGGCGCTCGAAAGGGAGTTGGCCCGCAGGCGTTTCGGTTCGCCGGTGCGGCTCGAGATCGCCGACGACATGACCGAGAGCATGCTCGAGCTGCTGCTGCGTGAACTCGACGTGCACCCCGGTGACGTGATCGAGGTGCCGGGGCTGCTCGACCTTTCGTCGCTGTGGCAGATCTACGGGATAGACCGGCCCGCGCTCAAGGATCGGGCGTTCGTGCCCGCCACGAGCCCCGCCTTCGTCGACCGCGAGACGCCCAGGAGCATCTTCGCGACGCTGCGCGAAGGCGATGTGCTGCTTCACCATCCATACGAGTCGTTCTCCACCAGCGTCCAGCGGTTCATCGAGCAGGCCGCCGCCGACCCGAACGTGCTCGCCATCAAACAGACGCTCTACCGCACCTCCGGCGACTCGCCGATCGTGCGGGCCCTGATCGCCGCCGCCGAGGCAGGCAAGCAGGTGGTGGCAATGGTGGAGATCAAGGCGCGCTTCGACGAGCAGGCCAACATCCGTTGGGCACGAACTCTGGAGCAGGCGGGCGTGCACGTGGTCTACGGGTACGTCGGGCTCAAGACGCACTGCAAGACCTGCCTCGTGGTGCGCCGCGAAGGGTCGAACATCCGTCGGTACTGCCACATCGGCACCGGCAACTACAACGGGAAGACGGCGCGACTCTACGAGGACGTCGGGCTGCTGACGGCATCGCCCGAGATCGGCGCCGACCTGACCGACCTGTTCAATTCGCTTACGGGATATTCGCGCAAGGTCTCCTACCGCAATCTTCTGGTCGCCCCCCACAGCATTCGCACCGGCATCATCGAACGCGTCGAGCGCGAGATCGCCGCCCACCGCGAACACGGCGGGGGCCGCATCCGGATGAAGATGAACGCTCTGGTCGACGAGCAGGTGATCGACGCGCTCTACCGCGCGTCGCGGGCCGGCGTGGAAGTCGAGGTGGTGGTCCGCGGCATCTGCGCGCTGCGCCCCGGCGCCGACGGCTACTCCGAGAACATCTCGGTGCGTTCGATCCTCGGCCGCTTCCTGGAGCACTCGCGGATCATGCATTTCAACAAGATCAACGAATTCTGGATCGGCAGTGCCGACATGATGCACCGCAACCTCGACCGCCGGGTGGAGGCACTGGTGCAGGTCAAGGATCCGCGGCTGACCTCCTATCTGGACGACCTGTTCGAATCCGCGCTCGATCCGTCCACCCGGTGCTGGGAACTCGGGCCCGACGGCCAGTGGACCGCGTCGCCGCAGGCGGGGCATTCGGTGCGCGACCACCAAGTATCGTTGATGGAGCGCCATCGCAGCCCCTGA
- the mutT1 gene encoding 8-oxo-(d)GTP phosphatase MutT1: MPSKSSSAPRRSGSRIVYAAGAVLWRPTESDNPGLEIAVIHRPRYDDWSLPKGKVDPGETAAVAAVREVWEETGHQATLGRRLDMVSYPIEAGVKKVYYWAARSNGGDFVPGNEVDELVWLPLADALPKLSYAHDRTMLRHFMKHPADTHTVLVVRHGTAGRKSRFSGDDSKRPLDKRGRAQAEALVPQLLAFGASDVYAADRLRCHQTVEPLAEELGVTVHNETALTEEAYAKNPKRARNRMLDIAAQAGTPVVCSQGKVIPDLIEWWCERDGVRADKSRNHKGSTWVLSLSGGKLVAADHIGGALAANVRA, encoded by the coding sequence GTGCCCTCTAAGAGCTCGTCCGCCCCTCGGCGTTCGGGAAGCCGGATCGTGTACGCCGCCGGTGCGGTGCTGTGGCGACCGACGGAATCGGACAACCCCGGCCTGGAGATCGCCGTCATCCACCGCCCCCGTTACGACGACTGGTCGCTGCCCAAGGGCAAGGTGGATCCCGGCGAGACGGCGGCCGTGGCCGCGGTGCGCGAGGTCTGGGAGGAGACCGGTCACCAGGCGACCCTTGGCCGGCGGCTCGACATGGTGAGCTATCCGATCGAGGCGGGCGTCAAGAAGGTGTACTACTGGGCGGCCCGCAGCAACGGCGGGGATTTCGTCCCGGGAAACGAGGTCGACGAATTGGTGTGGCTCCCCCTCGCGGACGCCCTGCCGAAGCTCAGCTATGCGCACGATCGAACGATGTTGCGCCACTTCATGAAACATCCGGCGGACACGCACACGGTGCTGGTGGTGCGGCACGGCACGGCCGGCCGCAAGTCACGCTTCTCCGGTGACGACTCCAAGCGACCGCTGGACAAGCGCGGACGCGCGCAGGCCGAAGCTCTGGTCCCGCAACTGTTGGCCTTCGGCGCGTCCGACGTCTACGCCGCCGACCGGCTCCGGTGTCACCAGACGGTGGAGCCGCTCGCCGAGGAACTGGGTGTGACGGTGCACAACGAGACCGCCCTCACCGAAGAGGCCTACGCGAAGAACCCCAAGCGCGCCCGCAACCGGATGCTGGACATCGCCGCGCAGGCCGGCACGCCGGTGGTCTGCTCGCAGGGCAAGGTGATACCGGACCTCATCGAGTGGTGGTGCGAGCGCGACGGTGTGCGCGCCGACAAGTCCCGCAACCACAAGGGCAGCACCTGGGTGTTGTCGCTGTCGGGCGGAAAGCTGGTGGCGGCCGACCACATCGGCGGCGCGCTCGCCGCCAACGTGCGGGCCTAG
- a CDS encoding HU family DNA-binding protein — translation MNKAELIDVLTQKLGSDRRQATAAVENVVDTIVRAVHKGDSVTITGFGVFEQRRRAARVARNPRTGETVKVKPTSVPAFRPGAQFKAVVSGAQRLPSEGPAVKRGVVAGAAKKTAAKKAPAKKTVAKKTATKAPVKKAATKAPVKKAATKAPVKKAATKAPVKKAATKAPVKKAATKAPVKKAATKAPAKKTPAKKTTTTTRRGRK, via the coding sequence ATGAACAAAGCAGAGCTCATTGACGTGCTCACACAGAAATTGGGCTCGGACCGTCGGCAGGCGACCGCCGCCGTCGAGAATGTCGTCGACACCATTGTGCGTGCGGTGCACAAGGGCGACAGCGTAACCATCACCGGATTCGGGGTATTCGAACAGCGGCGTCGCGCGGCTCGCGTGGCTCGCAATCCGCGTACCGGCGAGACGGTGAAGGTGAAGCCGACCTCGGTCCCGGCGTTCCGTCCCGGTGCCCAATTCAAAGCGGTTGTCTCTGGCGCGCAGCGCCTCCCGTCGGAAGGACCCGCCGTGAAGCGTGGTGTTGTTGCAGGCGCGGCCAAGAAGACCGCGGCCAAGAAGGCTCCCGCCAAGAAGACCGTGGCGAAGAAGACGGCGACCAAGGCCCCGGTGAAGAAGGCCGCGACCAAGGCTCCGGTCAAGAAGGCCGCGACCAAGGCTCCGGTGAAGAAGGCCGCGACCAAGGCTCCGGTGAAGAAGGCCGCGACCAAGGCTCCGGTCAAGAAGGCCGCGACCAAGGCTCCGGTCAAGAAGGCCGCGACCAAGGCCCCGGCCAAGAAGACTCCCGCCAAGAAGACGACGACGACCACGCGTCGCGGCCGTAAGTAA
- the leuD gene encoding 3-isopropylmalate dehydratase small subunit has translation MEAFHTHTGIGVPLRRSNVDTDQIIPAEFLKRVTRTGFEDGLFASWRSDPSFVLNLSPFDRGSVLVAGSDFGTGSSREHAVWALMDYGFRVVISSRFGDIFRGNAGKAGLLAAEVAQDGVELLWKLIEQSPGLKITANLQDRNITAGTVVLPFKIDDHTAWRLLEGLDDIGLTLRKLPEIESFEAAYPAWKPRTLPLS, from the coding sequence ATGGAGGCATTTCACACTCACACCGGCATCGGCGTGCCGCTGCGGCGCTCCAATGTGGATACCGATCAGATCATTCCCGCGGAGTTCTTGAAGCGCGTGACCCGAACCGGATTCGAGGACGGATTGTTCGCAAGCTGGCGGTCCGACCCTTCGTTCGTGCTGAACCTCAGCCCTTTTGACCGGGGTTCGGTTCTGGTCGCCGGATCCGACTTCGGGACCGGCTCGTCGCGCGAGCACGCCGTGTGGGCGCTCATGGACTACGGGTTCCGGGTGGTGATCTCGTCTCGATTCGGTGACATTTTCCGCGGCAATGCCGGCAAGGCGGGCCTGCTGGCGGCCGAAGTCGCCCAAGACGGTGTGGAACTTCTCTGGAAGCTGATCGAGCAAAGCCCGGGTCTTAAAATCACTGCCAATCTTCAGGATCGAAATATCACCGCCGGAACGGTGGTGCTGCCGTTCAAGATTGACGACCACACCGCCTGGCGCCTGCTCGAAGGGCTCGACGATATAGGCCTTACGCTGCGGAAACTCCCCGAGATCGAGTCTTTCGAGGCGGCCTATCCGGCGTGGAAACCGCGGACTCTGCCGTTGTCGTGA
- the leuC gene encoding 3-isopropylmalate dehydratase large subunit has product MKSDTATARADKPRTLAEKVWEDHVVASGGGSDQGGAPDLIYIDLHLVHEVTSPQAFDGLRLAGRPVRRPDLTLATEDHNVPTVDIDKPIADPVSRTQVETLRRNCEEFGVRLYPMGHLEQGIVHVVGPQLGLTQPGMTVVCGDSHTSTHGAFGALAMGIGTSEVEHVLATQTLPLRPFKTMAVNVDGELPAGVTAKDIILALIARIGTGGGQGHVIEYRGSAIESLSMEGRMTVCNMSIEAGARAGMVAPDETTYEFLRGRPHAPTGEQWDAAMRYWQQLRTDPGAVFDTEVNLDAASLSPFVTWGTNPGQGVPLAADVPDPELMTGDAERQAAEKALAYMGLRPGTPMRDIAVDAVFVGSCTNGRIEDLRVVADVLRGRKVAPGVRMLLVPGSMRVRAQAEAEGLGEIFTAAGAEWRQAGCSMCLGMNPDQLAPGERCAATSNRNFEGRQGKGGRTHLVSPSVAAATAVRGTLSAPADLN; this is encoded by the coding sequence ATGAAATCCGACACGGCGACGGCCCGGGCCGACAAACCGCGGACGCTGGCCGAAAAGGTCTGGGAAGACCACGTTGTGGCGTCCGGCGGCGGCTCTGACCAAGGAGGCGCCCCCGACCTGATCTACATCGACCTGCATCTGGTGCACGAGGTCACCAGCCCCCAGGCGTTCGACGGCCTGCGCCTCGCCGGACGCCCGGTGCGGCGGCCGGATCTGACGCTGGCCACCGAGGATCACAACGTGCCCACCGTCGACATCGACAAGCCGATCGCCGACCCGGTGTCGCGCACCCAGGTCGAGACGTTGCGGCGCAATTGCGAGGAATTCGGCGTGCGGCTCTACCCGATGGGCCACCTCGAGCAGGGCATCGTGCACGTCGTCGGGCCGCAGTTGGGCCTCACCCAGCCCGGAATGACGGTCGTCTGTGGTGACAGTCACACATCCACGCACGGCGCATTCGGCGCCCTGGCCATGGGAATTGGCACCTCGGAGGTCGAACACGTGCTGGCCACGCAGACCCTGCCGCTGCGGCCGTTCAAGACGATGGCGGTCAACGTCGACGGGGAATTGCCGGCCGGGGTGACGGCCAAGGACATCATCCTCGCGCTGATCGCCCGGATCGGTACCGGCGGCGGCCAGGGGCACGTGATCGAATACCGCGGCAGCGCCATCGAATCGCTGTCCATGGAGGGCCGCATGACGGTCTGCAACATGAGCATCGAAGCCGGCGCCCGGGCGGGCATGGTGGCCCCGGACGAGACCACCTACGAGTTCCTGCGCGGGCGTCCGCACGCTCCCACGGGCGAGCAGTGGGACGCGGCGATGCGGTATTGGCAGCAGCTGCGCACCGACCCCGGTGCGGTCTTCGACACCGAGGTCAACCTGGATGCGGCGTCCTTGAGCCCGTTCGTCACGTGGGGGACGAACCCCGGCCAGGGTGTGCCGCTGGCCGCGGACGTGCCCGACCCCGAGCTGATGACCGGCGACGCCGAGCGCCAGGCGGCGGAGAAAGCGTTGGCCTACATGGGGCTTCGACCGGGTACGCCGATGCGCGATATCGCGGTCGACGCCGTGTTCGTCGGGTCGTGCACCAACGGTCGCATCGAGGACCTACGGGTGGTCGCCGACGTGCTGCGGGGCCGCAAAGTGGCTCCGGGAGTGCGGATGCTGCTGGTACCGGGCTCGATGCGGGTGCGCGCTCAGGCCGAAGCCGAAGGGCTCGGCGAGATTTTCACGGCCGCGGGCGCCGAGTGGCGGCAGGCGGGCTGCTCGATGTGCCTCGGCATGAACCCCGACCAGCTCGCACCGGGCGAGCGCTGCGCGGCGACCTCGAACCGCAACTTCGAAGGGCGCCAGGGCAAAGGCGGCCGCACCCACCTGGTCTCTCCGTCCGTCGCCGCGGCGACGGCGGTACGCGGCACCCTTTCCGCCCCGGCGGACTTGAACTGA
- a CDS encoding IclR family transcriptional regulator, translated as MRQHSGIGVLDKSVTVLHTIAESPCGLAELCERTALPRATAYRLAAALEVHRLLARDDEGRWRLGPAVTELAAQVNDPLLAAAAAVLPPLRETTGESVQLYRREGTSRVCVAALEPAAGLRDTVPVGARLPMTAGSGAKVLLAHSDLATQEAVLPAAAFTERTLAEVRRRGWAQSVAEREPGVASVSAPVRDGCGVVVAAISVSGPVDRIGRRPGVRWAADLLAAAEEITRRL; from the coding sequence GTGAGACAGCATAGCGGTATCGGCGTTCTGGACAAATCCGTGACGGTGCTGCACACCATCGCGGAATCCCCCTGCGGCCTGGCCGAACTGTGTGAGCGGACGGCGTTGCCCAGGGCCACCGCCTACCGGTTGGCGGCGGCCCTGGAAGTGCACAGGCTGCTGGCCCGCGACGACGAAGGGCGTTGGCGGCTGGGCCCTGCGGTCACCGAACTCGCCGCGCAGGTCAACGATCCGCTGCTGGCCGCGGCCGCGGCGGTGCTGCCGCCGCTGCGCGAGACCACCGGGGAGAGCGTGCAGCTGTACCGCCGCGAGGGCACGTCCCGGGTCTGCGTGGCCGCCCTGGAACCCGCTGCGGGCCTTCGCGATACCGTGCCCGTCGGAGCGCGGCTACCGATGACCGCCGGGTCGGGGGCCAAAGTGCTGCTGGCCCACAGCGACTTGGCCACCCAGGAGGCCGTGCTGCCGGCGGCCGCGTTCACCGAGCGCACCTTGGCCGAGGTGCGGCGGCGCGGTTGGGCGCAGAGCGTGGCCGAGCGCGAGCCGGGGGTGGCGAGCGTGTCGGCCCCGGTGCGCGACGGCTGCGGCGTCGTCGTCGCCGCCATATCGGTGTCCGGGCCAGTCGACCGGATCGGCCGGCGTCCGGGAGTTCGCTGGGCCGCGGATCTTTTGGCCGCCGCCGAGGAAATCACCCGCCGGCTCTAG
- a CDS encoding pyridoxamine 5'-phosphate oxidase family protein produces MGTNQRASIVMSEEEIADYVVKSRTGTLATVGPDGQPHLVAMWYAVVDGEIWLETKAKSQKAVNLRRDARVSFLIEDGDTYDTLRGVSFEGVAEIVDDPEVAHRVGVSVWERYTGPYTDEMKPFVDQMMNNRVCVRIVARRARSWDHRKLGLPPMPVGGTTAPSVQTGR; encoded by the coding sequence ATGGGAACAAATCAGCGCGCGTCCATCGTCATGTCCGAGGAAGAGATCGCGGATTACGTCGTCAAAAGCCGCACCGGCACGCTGGCCACCGTCGGCCCCGACGGCCAGCCGCACCTGGTCGCCATGTGGTACGCCGTCGTCGACGGCGAGATCTGGCTCGAAACGAAGGCCAAGTCACAGAAGGCGGTCAACCTCCGGCGAGACGCGCGGGTGAGCTTTCTCATCGAGGACGGCGACACCTACGACACGCTGCGCGGGGTCTCCTTCGAGGGCGTCGCGGAGATCGTCGACGACCCCGAGGTGGCACACCGGGTCGGCGTCAGCGTGTGGGAGCGCTACACCGGCCCCTACACCGACGAGATGAAGCCGTTCGTGGATCAGATGATGAACAACCGGGTCTGCGTGCGCATCGTGGCCCGCCGCGCCCGCTCCTGGGATCACCGCAAACTCGGCCTGCCCCCGATGCCGGTGGGCGGCACCACCGCACCGTCCGTGCAGACCGGCCGGTAG
- the gltX gene encoding glutamate--tRNA ligase, with translation MSSPSGVRVRFCPSPTGTPHVGMVRTALFNWAYARHTGGTFVFRIEDTDAERDSEESYLALLDALRWLGLDWDEGPEVGGPYGPYRQSLRKDVYREVVDKLLSAGEAYQAFSTPEEVEARHVAAGRNPKLGYDNFDRELTDEQRSAFIAEGRRPVVRLRMPDEDHSWDDLVRGTTTFAAGSVPDFALTRASGDSLYTLVNPVDDALMKITHVLRGEDLLPSTPRQLALYRALMRIGVAERVPQFAHLPTVLGEGTKKLSKRDPQSNLFTHRERGFIPEGLLNYLALLGWAIADDRDVFSLDEMVAAFDVVNVNSNPARFDQKKADALNAEHIRMLDPADFAARLREYFAEHGHDTGLDEAGFAVAAQLVQTRIVVLGDAWELLKFLDEGSYAIEEKAAAKELGPDGAPVLDAALAALDGVTDWTAAGVEAALKTALIDDLALKPRKAFGPIRVAATGTTISPPLFESLELLGRDRSMQRLRAARETIG, from the coding sequence GTGAGTTCCCCGTCGGGTGTGCGCGTGCGGTTCTGCCCCTCGCCCACCGGCACCCCCCACGTCGGCATGGTCCGCACCGCGTTGTTCAACTGGGCCTACGCCCGACACACCGGGGGCACCTTCGTCTTTCGCATCGAGGACACCGATGCCGAGCGCGACAGCGAGGAAAGCTACCTGGCCCTGCTCGACGCGCTGCGCTGGCTGGGCCTGGACTGGGACGAGGGCCCCGAGGTCGGCGGACCCTACGGCCCGTATCGGCAGTCGCTGCGCAAGGACGTCTACCGCGAGGTCGTCGACAAGCTGCTCTCGGCCGGTGAGGCCTATCAAGCCTTCTCGACGCCGGAGGAGGTCGAGGCCCGGCACGTGGCGGCCGGGCGAAACCCCAAGCTGGGCTACGACAACTTCGACCGCGAGCTGACCGACGAGCAGCGCTCGGCGTTCATCGCCGAGGGCCGCCGGCCGGTGGTGCGGCTGCGGATGCCCGACGAGGACCACAGCTGGGACGACCTGGTGCGCGGCACCACCACCTTCGCAGCGGGCAGCGTGCCCGACTTCGCGCTGACCCGCGCGAGCGGAGATTCGTTATACACCTTGGTCAACCCGGTCGACGACGCGCTGATGAAGATCACTCACGTGCTGCGCGGCGAGGACCTGCTGCCGTCGACCCCACGCCAGCTCGCGCTGTACCGGGCGCTGATGCGGATCGGCGTCGCCGAGCGGGTCCCGCAGTTCGCGCACCTTCCAACGGTATTGGGGGAGGGCACCAAGAAGCTGTCCAAGCGTGACCCGCAGTCCAACCTGTTCACCCATCGCGAGCGCGGCTTCATCCCCGAGGGACTGCTCAACTACCTCGCGCTGCTGGGCTGGGCGATCGCCGACGACCGCGACGTGTTCAGCCTCGACGAGATGGTGGCCGCGTTCGACGTCGTGAATGTGAACTCCAATCCGGCCCGCTTCGACCAGAAGAAGGCCGACGCGCTCAACGCCGAGCACATCCGGATGCTGGACCCGGCCGACTTCGCCGCCAGGCTGCGCGAGTACTTCGCGGAGCACGGCCACGACACGGGGCTGGACGAGGCGGGGTTTGCCGTGGCCGCCCAGCTGGTGCAGACCCGCATCGTGGTGCTCGGCGACGCGTGGGAGTTGCTGAAGTTCCTCGACGAGGGCTCGTACGCGATCGAGGAGAAGGCCGCCGCCAAGGAGCTCGGACCCGACGGCGCGCCGGTGCTGGACGCCGCGCTGGCCGCCCTGGACGGCGTGACCGACTGGACCGCGGCCGGCGTCGAGGCCGCCCTCAAGACGGCCCTCATCGACGATCTGGCCCTCAAACCGCGTAAGGCGTTCGGCCCGATCCGGGTCGCGGCCACCGGGACCACCATCAGCCCGCCGTTGTTCGAGTCGCTCGAATTACTCGGCCGCGACCGCAGCATGCAGCGGCTTCGCGCGGCACGCGAGACGATCGGCTGA
- a CDS encoding fumarylacetoacetate hydrolase family protein: MRLGRIASPDGVAFVSVEGDTGDPAALTAREIAEHPFGTPTFTGRSWPLADVRLLAPMLASKVVCVGKNYADHIAEMSDMTGPAPADPVIFLKPNTAIIGPNVPIRLPANASPVHFEGELAVVIGRPCKDVSAARAADFILGYTIGNDVSARDQQKADVQWTRAKGHDTFCPVGPWIVTDVDPADLELRTEVNGEVKQHSRTSLMIHDVGAIVEWISAVMTLLPGDLILTGTPAGVGPIEDGDTVEVTVEGIGTLSNPVVRKGKS; this comes from the coding sequence ATGCGCCTTGGCCGAATCGCAAGCCCGGACGGTGTCGCCTTCGTCAGCGTCGAGGGCGACACCGGCGACCCCGCAGCCCTGACCGCCCGCGAGATCGCCGAACATCCCTTCGGCACACCCACCTTCACCGGCCGGTCGTGGCCGCTGGCCGACGTCCGGCTGCTCGCGCCCATGCTGGCGAGCAAGGTGGTCTGCGTCGGCAAGAACTACGCCGACCACATCGCGGAGATGAGCGACATGACGGGGCCGGCGCCGGCGGACCCGGTGATCTTCCTCAAGCCCAACACGGCGATCATCGGGCCCAACGTGCCGATCCGGTTGCCCGCCAACGCATCACCGGTGCACTTCGAGGGCGAGCTGGCCGTTGTGATCGGACGGCCGTGCAAGGACGTGTCGGCCGCGCGGGCGGCCGATTTCATCCTGGGCTACACGATCGGCAACGACGTGTCGGCGCGCGACCAGCAGAAAGCCGACGTGCAATGGACCCGCGCCAAGGGCCATGACACCTTCTGCCCGGTGGGCCCGTGGATCGTCACCGATGTCGATCCGGCGGACCTCGAACTGCGCACCGAGGTCAACGGCGAGGTGAAGCAGCACAGCCGCACCTCGCTGATGATCCACGACGTCGGCGCCATCGTCGAATGGATCTCGGCCGTGATGACCCTGCTGCCCGGCGATCTCATCCTCACCGGGACGCCGGCCGGGGTCGGCCCCATCGAGGACGGCGACACCGTCGAAGTGACCGTCGAAGGTATCGGCACCCTGTCCAATCCCGTGGTCCGCAAGGGCAAGTCGTGA
- a CDS encoding MFS transporter: MPNDATGEVGLGAGARWSVMIVSLFATASSFLFINGVAFLIPSLESRRGIHLTEAGLLSSMPSWGMVVTLVLWGYVLDRVGERLVLVVGSALTAAASYAAASAQSLVAVAVFLFLGGMAAASCNSAGGRLVSGWFPPHQRGLAMGIRQTAQPLGIALGALVMPELAEHGPRAGLMFPAAACALAAVASAIGIVDPPRKPRESASDRELASPYRGSWTLWRIHAVAGLMMMPQTVTVTFMLVWLVKNLNWSVAAAGGLVTLSQLLGALGRVLVGRWSDRIGSRMRPVRLIVASAAVALFLLAWADYLDSVYQAPLMVAVSVIAVLDNGLEATAITEFAGTFWSGRALGIQNTTQRLMAAAGPPMFGALISAAKYPPAWLLCGLFPLAALPLVPAKLLPPGLETRARRRSVRRLRWWRGVRSHVLPDDSPRHGRPG, translated from the coding sequence ATGCCGAACGACGCGACCGGCGAGGTCGGGCTCGGCGCGGGGGCGCGGTGGTCGGTGATGATCGTGTCGCTCTTCGCGACCGCGAGTTCCTTCCTCTTCATCAACGGTGTCGCCTTCCTGATTCCGTCGCTGGAGTCCCGCCGCGGAATCCACCTGACGGAAGCCGGCCTGCTGTCGTCGATGCCCAGCTGGGGCATGGTGGTCACGCTGGTTTTGTGGGGCTACGTGCTGGACCGGGTGGGCGAGCGGCTGGTGCTGGTCGTCGGTTCCGCGCTGACGGCCGCCGCGTCCTACGCCGCGGCGTCGGCGCAGTCACTGGTCGCGGTCGCCGTCTTCCTGTTCCTCGGCGGCATGGCCGCCGCCAGCTGCAACAGCGCGGGAGGCCGGCTGGTCTCCGGGTGGTTTCCGCCGCACCAGCGCGGCCTGGCCATGGGCATCAGGCAGACCGCGCAGCCGCTGGGAATCGCCCTGGGCGCGTTGGTGATGCCCGAACTCGCCGAGCACGGGCCGCGCGCGGGGCTGATGTTTCCCGCTGCGGCGTGCGCGCTGGCGGCGGTGGCGAGCGCGATCGGCATCGTCGATCCGCCGCGCAAACCCCGCGAATCCGCTTCGGACCGGGAACTGGCCAGCCCCTACCGCGGGTCGTGGACGTTGTGGCGGATCCATGCGGTCGCGGGTCTGATGATGATGCCGCAGACGGTGACCGTGACCTTCATGCTGGTGTGGCTGGTCAAGAACCTGAACTGGTCGGTGGCCGCCGCCGGCGGCCTGGTCACCCTCTCGCAGCTGCTGGGCGCCCTCGGCCGCGTCCTGGTCGGCCGCTGGTCGGACCGCATCGGCTCGCGGATGAGACCGGTCCGCCTCATCGTCGCCTCCGCCGCCGTGGCCCTGTTCCTGCTGGCGTGGGCGGACTACCTGGACTCGGTCTACCAGGCGCCGCTGATGGTCGCCGTGTCGGTGATCGCCGTGCTCGACAACGGACTGGAGGCAACGGCCATCACGGAATTCGCCGGCACGTTCTGGAGCGGGCGCGCGCTGGGCATTCAGAACACCACCCAGCGGCTGATGGCGGCCGCGGGACCGCCGATGTTCGGCGCGTTGATCAGCGCGGCGAAGTATCCGCCGGCGTGGCTGCTGTGCGGGCTGTTCCCGCTGGCGGCGCTGCCGTTGGTGCCGGCGAAATTGCTGCCGCCGGGCCTCGAGACTAGAGCGCGGCGGCGATCCGTTCGCCGACTTCGCTGGTGGCGAGGCGTTCGGTCCCACGTGTTGCCAGATGACTCGCCACGGCACGGTCGACCCGGCTAG